Proteins encoded together in one Marinithermus hydrothermalis DSM 14884 window:
- the dnaA gene encoding chromosomal replication initiator protein DnaA: protein MEGCRGVGTLTQESIWQNVLSYIRNNITEVEYHTWFERIRPLGIQGGVLELGVPTSFAGEWIKKHYADLIQEALLHLGATSPRFELKVVPGTPVQEDIFSVSTQSQARENRHKLNPKYTFENFVVGANNNMAHAAALAVAESPGRAYNPLFIYGGVGLGKTHLMHAVGHYVAQRFPHLKIEYVSTETFTNELINAIREDKMSEFRERYRSVDLLLVDDIQFIAGKERTQEEFFHTFNALYEAHKQIILSSDRPPKDILTLESRLRSRFEWGLITDIQPPELETRIAILKMNAEYRGISIPEEVLEYIARQITSNIRELEGALMRLIAYASLNGVEITKQVAARALSDVFTPKEAEYKAEDILRVVAAHYGVRPEELRGRGRSKEVVLPRQVAMYLIRELTGASLPEIGQFFQGRDHTTVLYAIQKVQELREQDPAMRQLLRELQEQLG from the coding sequence CGCCCGCTGGGCATCCAAGGAGGCGTCCTGGAGCTTGGCGTGCCCACCTCCTTCGCGGGAGAGTGGATCAAGAAGCATTACGCCGACCTGATCCAGGAGGCCCTGCTCCACCTGGGGGCCACCTCTCCCCGGTTCGAGCTCAAAGTGGTTCCAGGAACCCCCGTCCAGGAAGACATCTTCAGCGTATCCACGCAATCCCAGGCCCGAGAGAACCGGCACAAGCTCAACCCCAAGTACACCTTCGAGAACTTTGTGGTCGGGGCCAACAACAACATGGCGCACGCCGCCGCCCTCGCGGTCGCCGAATCCCCCGGCCGGGCGTACAACCCGCTCTTCATCTACGGCGGGGTCGGGCTGGGCAAGACCCACCTGATGCACGCCGTGGGCCATTACGTGGCCCAACGTTTTCCCCACCTCAAGATCGAGTACGTCTCCACCGAAACCTTCACCAACGAACTGATCAACGCGATCCGCGAGGACAAGATGAGCGAGTTCCGCGAGCGCTACCGCTCGGTGGACCTCCTGCTCGTGGACGATATCCAGTTCATCGCGGGGAAGGAGCGCACCCAGGAGGAGTTCTTCCACACCTTCAACGCCCTCTACGAAGCCCACAAACAGATCATCCTGTCCTCGGACCGCCCCCCCAAGGACATCCTCACGCTGGAATCCCGCCTGCGGAGCCGCTTCGAATGGGGCCTCATCACCGACATCCAGCCCCCCGAGCTCGAGACCCGTATCGCCATCCTGAAGATGAACGCGGAGTACCGGGGGATCAGCATTCCGGAGGAGGTGCTCGAGTACATCGCTCGACAGATCACCTCCAACATCCGCGAGCTGGAGGGGGCCTTGATGCGCCTGATCGCCTACGCCTCCTTGAACGGGGTTGAGATCACCAAGCAGGTGGCGGCCCGGGCGCTCTCGGACGTGTTCACCCCGAAGGAAGCTGAGTACAAGGCGGAGGACATCCTGCGGGTGGTGGCCGCACACTACGGTGTGCGCCCCGAGGAGCTGCGTGGGCGCGGGCGCAGTAAGGAGGTCGTCCTACCGCGTCAGGTGGCGATGTACCTGATCCGTGAGCTGACCGGGGCCTCACTTCCGGAAATCGGCCAGTTCTTCCAAGGTCGGGACCATACGACGGTCCTCTACGCCATCCAAAAGGTGCAGGAACTGCGCGAACAGGATCCGGCCATGCGCCAACTGTTGCGCGAGCTTCAGGAGCAGCTGGGGTGA
- the dnaN gene encoding DNA polymerase III subunit beta: MRVRIPKRTLAEAIGILERIIPNRSSNPVITQLFLQGHSSGLTLRGTNGEVDLELTVTAETEGADAFLVPAHLFGQIVRGLPGELVELSADNQELEVESGSFRTRLATATPEGYPELTFDAPMEARLAAPELARALAHVRYAASTEEYRAIFRGVQLEFHPGALRAVASDGFRLARYDLATRTEFVKKLVVPARSADEIIRVLKDTEGEVAVGVTEGKLVLASEAFRMSVALMEGEFPDYERVIPQQFVGEAVLSAEALRESIKRVKVLADKNNHRIDLFFQGDALEVVAEGDYGRGSERLSVQREGEPQLVLAYNAEYLGDALSPVEGQVRIRLSGPTSPTVIEAVEDPGYLAVVVPLRV; encoded by the coding sequence ATGCGCGTACGCATCCCCAAACGAACCCTGGCCGAAGCGATCGGGATTCTTGAACGCATCATCCCAAACCGCAGCAGCAACCCCGTGATCACGCAGCTCTTCCTCCAAGGCCACTCGAGCGGCCTCACCCTCCGCGGAACCAACGGTGAGGTCGACTTGGAGCTCACTGTTACCGCAGAAACGGAAGGCGCGGACGCGTTTCTGGTCCCCGCCCACTTGTTCGGCCAGATCGTACGCGGCCTCCCCGGTGAGCTGGTCGAGCTCAGCGCGGACAATCAGGAGCTCGAGGTGGAAAGCGGCAGCTTCCGCACGCGGCTCGCGACCGCCACTCCGGAGGGCTATCCGGAACTGACCTTCGACGCTCCCATGGAGGCTCGGTTGGCGGCCCCTGAACTCGCGCGGGCGCTCGCGCACGTGCGGTACGCTGCCTCCACCGAGGAGTACCGCGCCATCTTCCGTGGGGTGCAGCTGGAGTTTCACCCCGGGGCGCTTCGCGCCGTGGCGTCGGACGGGTTTCGCCTCGCGCGCTATGACCTGGCCACCCGCACCGAGTTCGTAAAGAAGCTCGTGGTGCCGGCTCGGAGCGCGGACGAGATCATCCGGGTGCTTAAGGACACGGAGGGCGAGGTAGCGGTGGGCGTGACGGAAGGAAAGCTCGTCCTGGCTTCCGAAGCCTTCCGGATGAGCGTGGCGTTGATGGAGGGGGAGTTCCCAGACTACGAGCGGGTCATCCCGCAGCAGTTCGTGGGTGAGGCGGTACTGTCCGCGGAAGCGTTGCGCGAGAGCATCAAGCGCGTCAAAGTCCTTGCGGACAAGAACAACCATCGGATCGACCTCTTCTTTCAAGGGGACGCCCTCGAGGTCGTGGCGGAGGGGGATTACGGCCGGGGGAGTGAGCGGCTTTCGGTGCAGCGAGAGGGGGAGCCGCAGCTCGTTCTGGCGTACAACGCCGAGTACCTGGGGGACGCCCTGAGCCCCGTGGAGGGGCAGGTGCGGATCCGGCTCTCCGGGCCGACCAGCCCCACTGTGATCGAGGCGGTAGAGGACCCGGGGTACTTGGCGGTCGTGGTGCCCCTCCGAGTGTAA
- the eno gene encoding phosphopyruvate hydratase codes for MTTIVEVKAREVLDSRGNPTVEAEVVLEGGARGRAMVPSGASTGAHEAIELRDGGPRYLGKGVVKAVANVNERIAPEIVGLDALDQEGVDCAMLELDGTPNKANLGANAILAVSLATARAAADAVGLPLYRYLGGAQGTVLPVPLMNVINGGKHADNRVDFQEFMLAPAGAPTFREALRYGVEVFHHLKSVLKAKGYNTNVGDEGGFAPDLKSNEEAVEVLLEAIEKAGFTPGKEVSLALDPATTELYRDGRYHLEGEGRVLTSEEMVEFWAAWVERYPIVSIEDGLAEDDWAGWKHLTERVGDRVQLVGDDLFVTNPARLKEGIEQGVANAILIKVNQIGTLSETLEAVRLAQRHRYRAVISHRSGETEDAFIADLAVAVNAGQIKTGSASRSDRLAKYNQLLRIEEALGAAARFVGYDAF; via the coding sequence ATGACGACGATCGTTGAAGTCAAGGCGCGAGAGGTACTCGACTCGCGAGGCAACCCGACGGTGGAGGCCGAGGTCGTGCTGGAAGGTGGCGCGCGCGGGCGGGCGATGGTGCCCTCCGGTGCTTCTACCGGGGCGCACGAGGCCATCGAGCTCCGGGACGGCGGCCCCCGCTACCTAGGAAAAGGCGTGGTGAAAGCCGTCGCCAACGTGAACGAGCGCATCGCCCCCGAGATCGTTGGGCTGGACGCGCTCGACCAGGAGGGAGTGGACTGCGCGATGCTCGAGCTAGACGGCACCCCCAACAAGGCTAACCTCGGCGCGAACGCGATCCTCGCGGTATCGCTGGCCACCGCGCGCGCCGCAGCGGACGCGGTGGGGCTTCCGCTGTACCGTTACCTGGGGGGCGCGCAAGGGACGGTGCTTCCCGTTCCCCTCATGAACGTGATCAACGGCGGCAAGCACGCCGACAACCGCGTGGACTTCCAGGAGTTCATGCTGGCCCCGGCGGGCGCCCCTACCTTCCGCGAAGCGCTCCGCTACGGAGTCGAGGTCTTCCACCACCTCAAAAGCGTGCTCAAAGCCAAAGGGTACAACACCAACGTCGGGGATGAAGGCGGATTCGCCCCCGACCTCAAGAGCAACGAGGAGGCCGTCGAGGTGCTCCTCGAGGCGATCGAAAAAGCCGGCTTCACCCCCGGCAAGGAGGTCTCCCTCGCCCTGGATCCCGCCACGACCGAACTGTACCGGGACGGCCGCTACCACCTCGAGGGGGAGGGGCGGGTCCTAACCTCCGAGGAGATGGTCGAGTTCTGGGCGGCGTGGGTGGAACGCTACCCCATCGTCTCGATCGAGGACGGTCTTGCGGAGGACGACTGGGCGGGGTGGAAACACCTCACCGAACGGGTAGGGGACCGCGTCCAGCTCGTGGGGGACGACTTGTTCGTTACCAACCCCGCGCGGCTCAAGGAAGGGATTGAGCAGGGCGTGGCCAACGCCATCCTGATCAAGGTGAACCAGATCGGAACGCTTTCCGAAACCCTCGAGGCGGTCCGCCTGGCCCAGCGCCACCGCTACCGTGCGGTGATCTCGCACCGCTCCGGCGAGACCGAAGACGCGTTCATCGCCGACCTCGCTGTGGCCGTCAACGCCGGCCAGATCAAGACCGGGTCCGCCTCGCGCTCGGACCGCTTGGCCAAGTACAACCAGCTCCTCCGCATCGAGGAGGCGCTGGGGGCCGCCGCGCGGTTTGTGGGGTACGATGCATTCTAA
- the pyk gene encoding pyruvate kinase, which produces MHSKRTKIVATIGPASRKPEVLEAILEAGVDVVRLNFSHGTPEDHRRTVEAVRELSERLGKTVAVLQDLQGPKIRVGRFKDGAVELEVGQAFILTTEEVEGDEKRVSVSYKGLPGDVEEGQVLLLDDGNLRLRVTRVEADAIHTVVEVGGRLSNNKGINIPGRDLSIPALTDKDIEDLALGVELGVDWVAMSFVRSRDDLLLARHYLTRYGSSAKLMAKIEKPSAVERFSEILEEADGIMVARGDLGVEMPPEEVPIVQKRLIERARAAGKPVITATQMLESMIQNPRPTRAEASDVANAIFDGTDAVMLSAETAAGSHPVAAVEMMRRVARVVEGAPEFIDRLVGMRPEPNHTTQDAVALAACEVAESLPARCIVVFTATGSSAWRVVRNRPRVPVLGLTPNPRVRNQMALAFGLTPMLAPDAHNTDEMVRIAVDHAKAAGLADPGDRIVITAGVPFGGRGTTNMVWVERVR; this is translated from the coding sequence ATGCATTCTAAACGCACCAAGATCGTCGCCACCATCGGCCCGGCCTCGCGCAAGCCCGAGGTACTCGAGGCGATCCTCGAGGCCGGTGTGGACGTGGTGCGGCTGAACTTCAGCCACGGCACTCCCGAGGACCACCGCCGCACGGTCGAGGCGGTACGCGAGCTTTCTGAACGCCTCGGGAAGACCGTGGCGGTGCTGCAGGACCTGCAGGGGCCCAAGATCCGCGTGGGGCGCTTCAAGGACGGGGCGGTCGAACTCGAGGTCGGCCAGGCCTTCATCCTGACCACCGAGGAGGTCGAGGGGGACGAGAAGCGGGTCTCCGTCTCGTACAAGGGCCTTCCCGGGGACGTGGAGGAAGGCCAGGTCCTGCTCCTCGACGACGGTAACCTCCGCTTGCGCGTCACCCGCGTCGAGGCCGACGCGATCCACACGGTCGTCGAGGTCGGGGGGCGCCTGTCCAACAACAAAGGGATCAACATCCCCGGCCGGGACCTCTCCATCCCCGCCCTCACCGACAAGGACATCGAGGACCTCGCGCTCGGCGTGGAGCTCGGGGTTGACTGGGTAGCCATGAGTTTCGTGCGGAGCCGCGACGACCTGCTCCTCGCCCGGCACTACCTGACCCGGTACGGCTCGAGCGCCAAGCTCATGGCCAAGATCGAAAAACCCAGCGCGGTGGAGCGCTTCTCCGAGATCCTGGAGGAGGCCGACGGGATCATGGTGGCCCGCGGGGATCTGGGCGTGGAGATGCCGCCCGAGGAGGTGCCCATCGTGCAGAAGCGCCTGATCGAGCGGGCGCGCGCCGCGGGCAAGCCGGTGATCACCGCCACGCAGATGCTCGAGTCCATGATTCAGAACCCGCGCCCGACACGCGCAGAGGCCTCCGACGTAGCCAACGCGATCTTCGACGGGACGGACGCGGTGATGCTCTCGGCGGAGACCGCGGCGGGCAGCCACCCGGTCGCCGCGGTGGAGATGATGCGCCGGGTGGCCCGCGTGGTCGAAGGGGCGCCTGAGTTCATCGATCGGCTGGTCGGGATGCGCCCTGAACCGAACCACACCACGCAGGATGCGGTGGCCCTCGCGGCCTGCGAGGTGGCCGAGTCCCTGCCCGCCCGGTGCATCGTCGTCTTTACCGCGACCGGGTCGTCCGCATGGCGGGTGGTACGGAACCGGCCGCGGGTGCCGGTTCTGGGCTTGACACCGAACCCGCGGGTGCGGAACCAGATGGCCCTTGCTTTCGGGCTCACCCCGATGCTCGCGCCGGACGCGCACAACACCGACGAGATGGTGCGCATCGCGGTGGATCACGCTAAGGCCGCGGGGCTCGCGGACCCCGGGGACCGCATCGTGATCACCGCGGGCGTGCCCTTTGGCGGGCGGGGCACCACAAACATGGTCTGGGTGGAGCGGGTGCGCTGA
- a CDS encoding peptidylprolyl isomerase — MRVSKRAITVIFGILAVAFALGTIFLFTPQGNPQQEGRTVLWVNGEPVRELELARLQQTTPLFALNPEGALKPLIDTYFLEQVILLKALAQDAARVRVSNSKVRQQVDQIRERFGLETRQDYSDFLQQIGYTDATLRDEIRTQLRINKRLEQIREQVELSEEEARFYFTLHKDTYRTEDRIKARQIVVDDEALARELRERTLAGEEFAALAREYSKVAAEQGGAVGAEAGSDEPQPVTRIVFPKPVADAAFALKEGGLTDVIEAGGRYHLVQVEAFLPGGDASFEEVADAVRADALAAKQRQAVEDYLEAVRARATVKFADLNLFQYVNPVVATVNGEEIPLRKVAELVFSDQQVPQLIQQGLGQLAVQFFFPASLDQLIARTLLLQEAEKSGQPFVGTQEERARDVRLWKTLDVTVSEEEVRTFYNENPQRFVIPASAQVKAVTFQDKESAETFRARLIEGEALEDLAQELGGEVVDYGTVNPRQLPPVLDQLIFFSEATFAESPEGKVSELIELEDGTFQVALVNDQKPEVLRPFEEVQDEARALALAQKRNRIANEWLDELRENAQIENRLTEVLAELAPPAEEANESNGEGETAPAPSSEEPAETQP; from the coding sequence GTGAGAGTCAGCAAACGTGCGATTACCGTGATCTTCGGGATCCTTGCCGTCGCCTTCGCGCTGGGCACGATCTTCCTCTTCACCCCGCAAGGCAACCCCCAGCAAGAAGGGCGCACCGTGCTCTGGGTGAACGGCGAACCCGTGCGCGAGCTCGAGCTCGCCCGGCTGCAGCAAACCACGCCGTTGTTCGCGCTCAACCCTGAAGGCGCGCTGAAACCCCTGATCGATACCTACTTCCTCGAGCAGGTCATCCTGCTCAAGGCCCTCGCGCAGGACGCCGCGCGGGTCCGCGTTTCGAACAGCAAGGTCCGCCAACAGGTGGACCAGATTCGGGAGCGCTTCGGCCTGGAGACCCGCCAGGACTACAGCGACTTCCTCCAGCAGATCGGGTACACCGACGCGACCCTGCGCGACGAGATCCGCACGCAACTACGCATCAACAAGCGGCTCGAACAGATCCGCGAGCAGGTCGAGCTGAGCGAGGAGGAGGCCCGCTTCTACTTCACGCTGCACAAGGACACCTACCGCACGGAGGACCGCATCAAGGCGCGGCAGATCGTGGTGGACGACGAGGCGTTGGCCCGCGAGCTACGCGAACGGACCCTGGCCGGCGAGGAGTTCGCCGCGCTCGCCCGCGAGTACTCCAAGGTCGCGGCGGAGCAGGGCGGCGCGGTCGGGGCGGAAGCGGGCTCAGACGAGCCGCAGCCGGTCACGCGGATCGTCTTCCCCAAACCGGTGGCCGACGCAGCCTTCGCCCTCAAGGAGGGCGGCCTGACCGACGTGATCGAGGCGGGCGGGCGGTACCACCTCGTGCAGGTGGAGGCCTTCCTGCCGGGCGGGGACGCGAGCTTCGAGGAGGTGGCCGACGCGGTGCGGGCCGACGCGCTGGCCGCCAAACAGCGCCAGGCGGTGGAGGACTACCTCGAGGCGGTGCGCGCCCGCGCTACGGTGAAGTTCGCGGACCTGAACCTCTTCCAGTACGTAAACCCCGTGGTCGCCACGGTGAACGGGGAGGAGATCCCGCTCCGCAAGGTGGCCGAGCTCGTCTTCAGCGACCAGCAGGTACCCCAGCTGATCCAGCAGGGGCTCGGGCAGCTCGCGGTGCAGTTCTTCTTCCCCGCCTCGCTGGACCAGCTCATCGCCCGCACCCTTCTCCTCCAGGAAGCTGAAAAAAGCGGGCAGCCCTTCGTGGGCACCCAGGAGGAACGCGCGCGGGACGTACGCCTTTGGAAGACGCTGGACGTCACGGTCAGCGAGGAGGAGGTGCGCACCTTCTACAACGAGAACCCGCAGCGCTTCGTCATCCCGGCCTCGGCCCAGGTCAAGGCGGTGACCTTCCAGGACAAGGAAAGCGCAGAGACCTTCCGCGCGCGCCTCATCGAAGGGGAAGCCCTGGAGGACCTCGCCCAGGAGCTCGGCGGGGAGGTGGTGGACTACGGCACGGTCAACCCCCGGCAGCTCCCCCCGGTCCTCGACCAGCTGATCTTCTTCAGCGAGGCCACCTTCGCGGAAAGCCCCGAAGGGAAGGTGTCGGAGCTGATCGAGCTCGAGGACGGCACCTTCCAGGTCGCTCTGGTGAACGACCAAAAGCCCGAGGTACTGCGCCCCTTCGAGGAGGTCCAGGACGAAGCACGCGCCCTGGCCTTGGCGCAGAAACGCAACCGGATCGCCAACGAGTGGCTGGACGAACTCCGCGAGAACGCCCAGATCGAAAACCGCCTGACCGAGGTGCTGGCCGAGCTCGCCCCGCCTGCGGAGGAGGCGAACGAGTCCAACGGCGAGGGCGAGACCGCCCCCGCGCCGAGCTCGGAAGAACCCGCCGAAACGCAGCCGTAA
- a CDS encoding MFS transporter yields MLPLFLAWLHATNDMFSAFLAPMLPRLMEALGVGLGVAATLVSAYAVSSSLLQPLAGLVADRTDRRWLAALGPVLVALGLGALGWWPGYGALIVMLALAGLGSALFHAAGAALVAQYTPPERRGFWMSAFSSSGVVGMALGPLVSVGAAQAFGLKGLLYLVPLALVPALAFLRAAPPVRLEARPPGLGALARVFRGDVARLWGMGVLRSLVFMSYATTLPVWFVAQGLGEARAAVALSVYSLAAAVGGVLGGSASDRWGRKRVLVGTLVASLPLYYLVLLLPLGTLEHLVALALAGAVMNANLPVAVVMAQEREPEQIATVSGLLMGFTWGFAGLAYSLVGPLIEGFGVLPVLAGLGGLLVPAVYLAGRTADPRVEWA; encoded by the coding sequence ATGCTTCCGCTCTTTTTGGCCTGGTTGCACGCCACGAACGACATGTTCTCCGCTTTTCTCGCCCCGATGCTGCCGCGTTTGATGGAGGCCCTCGGGGTGGGGTTGGGCGTGGCCGCCACCCTCGTCTCCGCGTACGCGGTCTCCTCGAGCCTCCTCCAGCCCCTCGCGGGCCTGGTGGCGGACCGGACGGACCGGCGCTGGCTTGCCGCGCTCGGCCCGGTGCTCGTCGCGTTGGGACTGGGTGCGCTCGGGTGGTGGCCCGGGTACGGGGCGCTCATCGTCATGCTCGCCCTCGCGGGGCTGGGCTCGGCCTTGTTCCACGCCGCCGGCGCCGCGCTCGTCGCCCAGTACACCCCGCCCGAACGGCGGGGGTTTTGGATGAGCGCGTTCAGCTCGAGCGGGGTTGTGGGGATGGCGCTCGGGCCGCTGGTCTCGGTGGGGGCGGCCCAGGCGTTCGGGCTCAAGGGGTTGCTCTACCTGGTGCCCCTCGCGCTCGTGCCGGCCCTGGCCTTCCTGCGCGCCGCTCCTCCCGTGCGGCTTGAGGCGCGCCCGCCGGGGTTGGGGGCGCTCGCGCGGGTCTTTCGGGGGGATGTGGCGCGGCTTTGGGGGATGGGGGTGCTGCGCTCCCTGGTCTTCATGAGCTACGCCACCACCCTCCCCGTCTGGTTCGTGGCCCAGGGGTTGGGGGAGGCCCGTGCGGCGGTGGCGCTTTCGGTCTACAGCCTGGCCGCTGCGGTGGGCGGGGTGCTTGGGGGGAGCGCCTCGGACCGCTGGGGGCGCAAGCGGGTCCTGGTCGGCACCCTCGTCGCGAGCCTGCCGCTGTACTACCTCGTGCTCCTCCTGCCGCTCGGGACGCTTGAGCACCTCGTGGCCCTCGCCCTGGCCGGCGCGGTGATGAACGCCAACCTCCCGGTCGCGGTTGTGATGGCTCAGGAGCGCGAACCCGAGCAGATCGCGACGGTCTCCGGGCTGTTGATGGGGTTCACCTGGGGGTTCGCCGGTTTGGCGTACAGCTTGGTTGGCCCGCTGATCGAGGGGTTCGGGGTGCTCCCGGTCCTCGCAGGGCTGGGAGGGTTGTTGGTGCCCGCGGTGTATCTGGCCGGGCGCACGGCGGACCCCCGCGTAGAATGGGCGTAA
- a CDS encoding universal stress protein: MIRRILLATDGSAPAMAAEALAEYLAYTLEAELVALYVKDARLIRFPELLDLGAFSVPLTVRHEELEEALEARARAVLDRLEASAKAAGVAFVPALRTGVPYRVIAEESRAADLVVMGRAGEAHGHEVTGVGSTVERVARVAAVPVLVTGLDYAKPERLLLGYDGSPSATRALHAVADLAEGLGLPVWVVSVSEELEQAEALVQEAAGYLSARAVRGHTRAVGGDPAEQLIELQQRSDLLAIGAFGRGRVRELLLGSTTELVLRRAVGPVLLVR, translated from the coding sequence ATGATTCGCCGCATCCTACTCGCGACCGACGGCTCCGCGCCCGCCATGGCGGCCGAAGCCTTGGCGGAGTACCTTGCCTACACCCTGGAAGCGGAGCTGGTGGCGCTCTACGTCAAGGACGCGCGCCTGATCCGCTTCCCTGAACTCCTCGACCTCGGCGCGTTTTCCGTGCCCCTCACGGTACGCCACGAGGAGCTCGAGGAAGCCCTCGAGGCTCGAGCGCGGGCGGTGCTGGACCGGCTCGAAGCTTCCGCGAAGGCCGCGGGAGTGGCCTTTGTTCCGGCGTTGCGCACCGGGGTGCCGTACCGGGTGATCGCGGAGGAGTCCCGCGCGGCGGACCTCGTGGTCATGGGGCGGGCCGGGGAGGCGCACGGGCACGAGGTGACCGGGGTGGGCAGTACGGTGGAGCGGGTGGCCCGTGTGGCGGCGGTGCCGGTGCTCGTTACGGGGCTGGATTACGCCAAGCCCGAGCGCCTGCTCCTGGGGTATGACGGCTCCCCTTCGGCGACGCGAGCACTGCACGCGGTCGCGGACCTGGCGGAAGGCTTGGGGCTGCCGGTCTGGGTGGTGAGCGTTTCGGAAGAGCTGGAGCAGGCCGAGGCGCTGGTGCAGGAGGCCGCGGGATACCTCTCGGCGCGCGCCGTGCGGGGCCACACCCGAGCGGTCGGGGGGGATCCCGCCGAGCAACTGATCGAGCTGCAACAGCGTTCGGACCTCTTGGCGATCGGGGCCTTCGGGCGGGGGCGGGTGCGCGAGCTGCTTCTCGGTTCGACCACGGAGCTGGTGCTGCGCCGGGCGGTGGGACCGGTGCTGCTCGTGCGGTAG
- a CDS encoding phage holin family protein, whose translation MRAFLARLLLNTIALWVTSQLYSGVNFAAGSGLLDYLVAGLIFGLANALVRPVLLLLTLPINLLTLGLFTLVVNALILLLVAQATALEVVGFAGAFWGALILSLVSYVLNALFE comes from the coding sequence ATGCGCGCCTTTCTCGCCCGGCTCCTCCTCAACACGATCGCCCTCTGGGTCACGAGCCAGCTCTACAGCGGCGTGAACTTCGCGGCGGGCAGCGGCCTCCTCGACTACCTGGTGGCCGGGTTGATCTTCGGCCTGGCCAACGCCCTGGTGCGCCCCGTGTTGCTCCTCCTCACCCTGCCGATCAACCTGCTGACCCTGGGGCTCTTCACCCTGGTGGTGAACGCCCTCATCCTCCTCCTCGTGGCCCAAGCCACCGCCCTCGAGGTCGTGGGGTTTGCCGGCGCGTTCTGGGGCGCGTTGATCCTCTCCCTGGTGAGTTACGTCCTCAACGCCCTGTTCGAGTAG
- a CDS encoding PspC domain-containing protein: protein MKRYRRSRRHRILAGVLGGLGNYLGVHPAWLRVGFLLLLILPYLSFALALGYLLLWALAPEASPEEEHPFALPLPGLTRSKTDRVLLGIAGGLAYRFRVDPLLIRVAFVLLALLYGTGVFLYLVFWILIPEEA from the coding sequence ATGAAACGTTATCGGCGGTCGCGGCGGCACCGGATCCTCGCCGGGGTGCTGGGAGGCCTGGGCAACTACCTGGGGGTGCACCCAGCCTGGCTGCGCGTGGGGTTTTTGCTGCTTCTGATCCTCCCATACCTGAGCTTCGCCCTGGCGCTTGGCTACCTGCTGCTCTGGGCCCTCGCGCCCGAGGCCTCCCCGGAGGAGGAGCACCCCTTTGCTCTGCCCCTCCCCGGCCTCACCCGCAGCAAAACGGACCGCGTCCTCCTGGGGATCGCGGGGGGGCTCGCATACCGGTTCAGGGTGGACCCCCTCTTGATCCGGGTCGCGTTCGTCCTGCTCGCACTCCTGTACGGGACCGGCGTCTTCCTGTACCTGGTCTTCTGGATCCTCATCCCGGAGGAGGCCTGA
- a CDS encoding TetR/AcrR family transcriptional regulator codes for MHLHPPRRTADTRLLSAALELVAERGYRGATTRRIAERAGVAEVTLFRRFKTKARLVAEAVRWATADLGSLAQEPTGDLRTDLVRLARVYNDLIQTRRGLVLRILPELGREPALQKVFREVMETRLGGVFALFQHYQAAGRLEAEPVAAQALAFLGPLFARNLLGEALGLEVPFQPEAYVERYLVGRERRD; via the coding sequence ATGCACTTACATCCTCCTCGGCGTACGGCGGACACCCGGCTCCTGAGCGCCGCCCTCGAGCTCGTCGCCGAGCGCGGGTACCGCGGGGCCACCACCCGCCGGATCGCCGAGCGCGCCGGGGTCGCGGAGGTCACGCTCTTCCGTCGCTTCAAGACCAAAGCCCGACTGGTGGCCGAGGCGGTGCGCTGGGCGACCGCGGACCTGGGCAGCCTCGCGCAGGAGCCGACCGGGGACCTCCGGACCGACCTGGTGCGGCTCGCACGGGTGTACAACGATCTGATCCAGACCCGCCGGGGCCTCGTGCTGCGGATTTTACCCGAACTGGGGCGCGAGCCCGCGCTGCAAAAAGTCTTCCGCGAGGTCATGGAAACACGCCTTGGAGGGGTGTTCGCCCTCTTTCAGCACTACCAGGCTGCGGGCCGCCTCGAGGCCGAACCGGTCGCCGCCCAGGCCCTCGCCTTCCTCGGGCCCCTGTTCGCGCGAAACCTGCTCGGGGAGGCCCTCGGCCTCGAAGTGCCCTTCCAACCGGAGGCGTACGTCGAACGCTACCTTGTGGGGAGGGAACGACGTGATTAA